In the Acanthopagrus latus isolate v.2019 chromosome 23, fAcaLat1.1, whole genome shotgun sequence genome, one interval contains:
- the syt3 gene encoding synaptotagmin-C, whose protein sequence is MSGDWDEDLCKKALVLVEELCFNSPRGYSQSERCKEFSYLLTGRNRQLDQEISVSLLSVIVTFCGIVLLSVSLFVSWKLCWLPWRDKEGGGLSLTSGLLPGSAGVGSLGGTGGSSLLPPLLQRKEGQSSSSLYPSLGQHHPHFSDLVGLERGEVGGVVGGPHETQEHSYLDMDSYPNNAGTLKLSQTSPDVPNSEVGAQPHKDLPNAHSQQQVTSRPKPMTHQLSSPDFHAEEKEQVTCIGQIKPELYRPKGDQGEGKQGDNCGKISFLLRYAFNTEQLVVKILKALDLPAKDANGFSDPYVKIYLLPDRKKKFQTKVHRKTLNPVFNETFQFGVPLNELHSRKLHFSVYDFDRFSRHDLIGQVVVDNLLDFSEGSGDKPVWRDIVEGTAEKADLGELNFSLCYLPTAGRLTATVIKATNLKAMDLTGFSDPYVKASLICDGRRLKKRKTSIKKNTLNPTYNEALVFDIPNENIESVSLIIAVMDYDCIGHNEVIGMCRVGSEAEGPGREHWVAMLANPRKPIEHWHQLVEEKAIGTFVSKTATASSPKPHIVVDSPHSD, encoded by the exons ATGTCGGGGGACTGGGATGAAGACCTGTGTAAGAAGGCGCTGGTGTTGGTGGAGGAGCTATGCTTCAACTCCCCGAGAGGCTACAGCCAGAGTGAACGCTGCAAGGAGTTCAGCTACCTGCTGACAGGTCGTAACAGACAGCTGGACCAAG AGatctctgtcagtctgctgtcCGTCATCGTGACATTCTGTGGCATcgtcctcctctccgtctccctctttgtctcctgGAAGCTCTGCTGGCTGCCATGGCGGGACAAGGAGGGCGGAGGCCTGAGCCTGACATCGGGGTTGCTGCCAGGAAGCGCCGGCGTCGGAAGCCTCGGAGGCACCGGCGGCTCGTCGCTCCTGCCgccactgctgcagaggaaggagggcCAGTCCTCGTCCTCGCTCTACCCCTCCTTGGGCCAGCACCATCCCCACTTCTCTGACCTGGTGGGGCTGGAGAGGGGGGAGGTCGGGGGTGTGGTTGGGGGACCACACGAGACCCAGGAGCACTCGTACCTGGATATGGACTCCTACCCCAACAATGCCG GAACTCTGAAGCTGAGTCAGACGTCTCCAGATGTCCCCAACTCAGAGGTTGGAGCCCAGCCCCATAAAGACCTGCCCAACGCTCATTCCCAGCAGCAGGTCACCTCACG ACCCAAGCCCATGACTCACCAGCTCTCCAGTCCTGATTTCCACgctgaggagaaggagcaggtaACCTGCATTGGGCAGATCAAACCAGAGCTCTACAGACCCAAAGGCGACCAGGGAGAAGGTAAACAGGGCGACAACTGCGGCAAGATCAGCTTCCTCCTGCGCTACGCCTTCAA tacGGAGCAGCTGGTGGTGAAGATCCTGAAAGCTCTGGACCTGCCAGCGAAGGATGCCAACGGCTTCTCTGACCCATACGTGAAGATCTACCTACTgccagacaggaagaagaaattCCAGACCAAG gtcCACAGAAAGACCTTGAACCCAGTGTTCAATGAGACGTTTCAGTTCGGCGTGCCGCTGAATGAGCTACATTCCAGGAAGCTGCATTTCTCCGTGTACGACTTCGACCGCTTCTCCAGACACGACCTGATCGGCCAGGTAGTGGTGGACAACCTGCTGGACTTCAGCGAGGGCAGCGGGGACAAGCCCGTCTGGAGGGACATCGTGGAGGGCACCGCG GAGAAAGCTGATCTCGGGGAGCTTAATTTCTCGCTGTGTTACCTGCCCACTGCAGGCAGGCTCACTGCTACAGTCATCAAGGCCACCAACCTCAAAGCCATGGATCTGACTGGCTTCTCAG ACCCGTACGTGAAGGCCTCGCTGATATGCGACGGGCGAAGGCTAAAAAAGAGGAAGACCTCTATTAAGAAGAACACACTGAACCCCACGTACAACGAGGCGCTGGTGTTTGACATTCCCAATGAAAACATAGAAAGTGTATCCCTCATCATCGCGGTGATGGACTATGACTG TATTGGTCATAACGAGGTTATAGGGATGTGTCGTGTGGGCAGCGAAGCTGAAGGTCCAGGGAGGGAGCACTGGGTAGCCATGCTGGCCAATCCGCGCAAGCCAATAGAGCACTGGCATCAGCTTGTGGAG GAAAAAGCAATTGGCACGTTTGTGTCGAAGACTGCTACAGCATCTTCCCCTAAGCCGCACATCGTGGTGGACAGTCCTCACTCCGACTAA